Proteins from a genomic interval of Plasmodium reichenowi strain SY57 chromosome 11, whole genome shotgun sequence:
- a CDS encoding hypothetical protein (conserved Plasmodium protein, unknown function) → MSYNKTYGGQFMGIGAVAKKNNNTPTVAKREFNKVEKSAESKKADKVVISIVGVRGINIPKITNGQIYFLCTAIFDNDDVKMSMEKSNHNTSLVLGEYIVSSYNVTFDEEIVLNIPEGNNFIRCYVSCIYVTESDGTRNMKLEGIGYTDAYVIKDCKVYVYSSCKLIKAEGAPDTEGSIKMSVKCVDEKHPSIVTEERPFNALEELKKKIMV, encoded by the exons atgtcatataataaaactTATGGAGGACAATTCATGGGAATTGGTGCTGTAGCAA aaaaaaataataacacaCCAACCGTTGCAAAAAGGGAATTTAATAAAGTAGAAAAAAGTGCTGAGAGTAAAAAGGCAGACAAAGTAGTTATATCTATAGTTGGGGTCAG AGGAATAAATATACCAAAAATAACCAATGGACAAATTTACTTTTTATGCACAGCAATATTCGATAACGATGATGTAAAAAtg TCTATGGAAAAATCAAATCACAATACCTCTTTAGTTCTAGGAGAATATATCGTCTCATCTTACAACGTTACCTTTGATGAGgaa ATTGTATTAAATATTCCAGAAGGTAATAATTTCATAAGGTGTTATGTTTCATGTATTTACGTGACAGAATCTGATGGTACTAGAAACATGAAACTTGAAGGAATAGGATATACTGATGCGTATGTTATAAAGGATTGCAAG GTGTATGTATATTCCTCATGTAAACTAATTAAAGCAGAAGGAGCACCTGATACAGAAg gGAGTATCAAAATGTCCGTAAAATGCGTCGATGAAAAACATCCATCTATTGTTACGGAAGAAAGGCCATTCAATGCCTTAGAAgagttaaaaaaaaaaattatggtttaa
- a CDS encoding heat shock protein 101, putative (part of same gene as PRSY57_1115200B~gap found within coding sequence) gives MTRRYLKYYIFVTLLFFVQVINNVLCAPDNKQEQGKYLNRTINILNAGKNIAKSYGHNKLKPIHILSALAKSDYGSTLFKENNVNAANLKEYIDIALEQTRAGA, from the exons atgaCAAGAAGATATTTaaagtattatatttttgttactttattgttttttgttcaagttattaataatgtatTGTGTGCTCCCGATAATAAGCAAGAG caaggaaaatatttgaatagaacaataaacattttaaatGCGGGAAAAAATATAGCCAAAAGTTATGGTCACAATAAATTAAAACCTATACACATTTTAAGTGCCCTAGCCAAGAGTGACTATG GTTCAACTTTATTTAAGGAAAATAATGTTAATGCCGCTAACTTGAAGgaatatatagatattgCTTTAGAACAAACAAGAGCGGGAGCG
- a CDS encoding dipeptidyl aminopeptidase 1, putative — MAKRIFSVSFLLVLLNVLHVCIKFSVADLPTHVETKNLLGKWKILRTKTSPNLTTCGSSQPNKNTYNVGITDYKKYLLENNYEFVSELNLILSDDYVYYGDMYNTKDNEHRRKWKVLAVYDENKRVIGTWTTICDEGFEIKIGNETYAALMHYEPNGKCGPVSDEDSLDSNGDTDCYTTSFSKIRYGWLDVENEKNEHLHGCFYAERIFDNVNEIKHLDSSTIDKDSQNVLQTFTYDTKLNNILNSNNMLYKFGNLQKPTFTKRNNTNVQFNSELNWHRMKHHGKKKPLKKSMLAASRQTYACPCNANEVVDNVINKGDSDNPVSPTLIQLNNNLKNTTQTGNKDTNEMDLENYEDTLNSPKRELEIDELPKNFTWGDPWNKNTREYEVTNQLLCGSCYIASQLYAFKRRIEVALTKKLDRKYLNNFDDQLSIQTVLSCSFYDQGCNGGFPYLVSKLAKLQGIPLNVYFPYSATEETCPYNISKHPNDINGSAKLREINAIFNSNNNMSTYNNINNDHHQIGGVYANTASSQEQHGISEENRWYAKDFNYVGGCYGCNQCNGEKIMMNEIYRNGPIVSSFEASPDFYDYADGVYFVEDFPHARRCTIEPKNDGVYNITGWDRVNHAIVLLGWGEEEINGKLYKYWIGRNSWGNGWGKEGYFKILRGQNFSGIESQSLFIEPDFSRGAGKILIEKMQKELGN, encoded by the coding sequence atggcAAAGAGAATTTTTAGTGTAAGTTTTTTACTAGTATTGTTAAACGTTTTGCATGTATGCATTAAATTTAGTGTTGCTGATTTACCAACACATGTAGAAACAAAGAATTTATTAGGTAAATGGAAAATTTTAAGGACTAAAACATCACCAAATTTGACTACATGTGGTTCTAGTCAAcctaataaaaatacatataatgtAGGTATAACagattataaaaaatatttgcTTGAAAACAATTATGAGTTTGTTTCagaattaaatttaatattgtCAGATgattatgtatattatgGTGATATGTATAATACCAAAGATAATGAGCACAGACGTAAATGGAAAGTGCTAGCTGTGTATGATGAGAATAAGAGAGTTATTGGTACATGGACTACTATATGTGATGAGGGttttgaaataaaaattggTAATGAAACGTATGCAGCTTTAATGCATTATGAACCTAATGGAAAATGTGGTCCTGTATCTGATGAAGATTCTTTAGATTCAAATGGAGATACTGATTGTTATACTACAAGTTTTAGTAAGATAAGATATGGTTGGTTAGATGTGGAAAATGAGAAAAATGAACATTTACATGGTTGTTTTTATGCAGAAAGAATTTTTGATAATGTTAATGAAATTAAACATTTAGATTCTTCAACTATAGATAAAGATTCCCAAAATGTTCTTCAAACATTTACTTATGACActaaattaaataatatcttaaattctaataatatgttatataaatttgGTAATTTACAAAAACCAACATTTACCAAAAGAAACAATACAAATGTACAATTTAATTCTGAATTAAATTGGCACAGAATGAAACACCAcggaaaaaaaaaaccatTGAAGAAATCCATGTTGGCTGCATCAAGACAAACTTATGCATGCCCATGTAACGCTAACGAAGTTGTTGataatgtaataaataaaggAGATTCGGATAATCCAGTATCACCAACTTTAATacaattaaataataactTAAAGAATACAACACAAACAGGTAATAAAGATACAAATGAAATGGATTTAGAAAATTATGAGGATACATTAAATTCTCCTAAAAGAGAATTAGAAATTGACGAATTACCAAAGAATTTCACTTGGGGAGATCCATGGAATAAAAATACTAGAGAATATGAGGTTACTAATCAATTATTATGTGGTTCATGTTATATAGCTTCACAATTATATGCatttaaaagaagaataGAAGTGGCACTTACCAAAAAATTGGatagaaaatatttgaaCAATTTTGATGATCAGTTATCAATACAAACTGTTTTATCATGTTCTTTTTATGACCAAGGATGTAATGGTGGGTTCCCATATTTAGTATCTAAGCTAGCTAAATTACAGGGTATCCcattaaatgtatatttcCCATATAGTGCAACTGAAGAAACATGTCCATATAATATAAGCAAACATCctaatgatataaatgGTTCTGCTAAATTAAGAGAAATCAATGCTATATTTAATAGTAACAATAATATGAGTACTTATAACAACATTAATAATGACCACCATCAAATAGGTGGTGTATACGCAAATACTGCATCTTCACAAGAACAACATGGTATTTCTGAAGAAAACAGATGGTACGCTAAAGATTTTAATTATGTGGGTGGTTGCTATGGATGTAACCAATGTAATGGTGAgaaaattatgatgaaTGAAATTTATAGAAATGGTCCTATCGTTTCTTCTTTCGAAGCTTCTCCAGATTTTTATGACTATGCTGATGGTGTGTATTTTGTTGAAGATTTCCCACACGCTCGTAGATGTACCATCGAACCTAAAAACGATGGTGTCTATAACATAACAGGTTGGGACCGAGTTAACCATGCCATTGTTTTATTAGGATGGGGAGAAGAAGAAATTAATGgaaaattatacaaatattgGATTGGAAGAAATAGTTGGGGAAATGGTTGGGGTAAAGAAGGATActttaaaattttaagaGGACAAAATTTCAGTGGTATTGAAAGTCAGAGTTTGTTTATTGAACCTGATTTTTCAAGAGGTGCTGGTAAAATACTTATAGAAAAAATGCAAAAGGAATTAGGAAATTAA
- a CDS encoding heat shock protein 101, putative (part of same gene as PRSY57_1115200A~gap found within coding sequence), which translates to KFEKTKKDKDGKTGTLYIEQFGSNMNEKVRNGKLQGIYGRDEEIRAIIESLLRYNKNSPVLVGNPGTGKTTIVEGLVYRIEKGDVPKELQGYTVISLNFRKFTSGTSYRGEFETRMKNIIKELKNKKNKIILFVDEIHLLLGAGKAEGGTDAANLLKPVLSKGEIKLIGATTIAEYRKFIESCSAFERRFEKILVEPPSVDMTVKILRSLKSKYENFYGINITDKALVAAAKISDRFIKDRFLPDKAIDLLNKACSFLQVQLSGKPRIIDVTERDIERLSYEISTLEMDVDKVSKKKYNKLIKEFEEKKEQLKKYYEEYVITGERLKRKKEIEKKLNDLKELTQNYVYSNKEPPIELQNSLKEAQQKYLELYKETVAYVEAKTHNAMNVDAVYQEHVSYIYLRDSGMPLGSLSFESSKGALKLYNSLSKSIIGNEDIIKSLSDAVVKAATGMKDPEKPIGTFLFLGPTGVGKTELAKTLAIELFNSKDNLIRVNMSEFTEAHSVSKITGSPPGYVGFSDSGQLTEAVREKPHSVVLFDELEKAHADVFKVLLQILGDGYINDNHRRNIDFSNTIIIMTSNLGAELFKKKLFFDADNSGTPEYKRVMEDVRLSLIKKCKKVFKPEFVNRIDKIGVFEPLNKKNLHKIVALRFKKLEKRLEEKNIQVSVSEKAIDYIIDQSYDPELGARPTLIFIESVIMTKFAIMYLKKELVDDMDVFVDYNSKAKNLVINLSKT; encoded by the coding sequence AAATTTGAAAAAACGAAAAAGGATAAAGATGGAAAAACAGGAACTTTATACATTGAACAATTTGGTTCtaatatgaatgaaaaAGTAAGAAATGGAAAATTACAAGGTATCTATGGAAGAGATGAAGAAATTAGAGCAATAATTGAATCTTTGTTaagatataataagaaCAGTCCAGTTTTAGTTGGTAATCCTGGTACTGGTAAAACAACAATTGTTGAAGGTTTAGTATACAGAATTGAAAAAGGAGATGTACCAAAAGAATTACAAGGATATACTGTTATTAGTTTAAATTTTAGAAAATTTACTTCAGGAACATCATATAGAGGAGAATTCGAAACaagaatgaaaaatataattaaagaattaaaaaataagaaaaataaaattatctTATTTGTTGACGAAATTCACTTATTATTAGGAGCTGGTAAAGCAGAAGGAGGTACAGATGCAGctaatttattaaaaccAGTTTTATCTAAAGGtgaaataaaattgatTGGTGCAACAACTATAGCTGAATATAGAAAATTTATAGAAAGTTGCTCAGCCTTCGAAAGAAGATTTGAAAAAATTCTTGTAGAACCTCCTTCAGTAGATATGACCGTAAAAATTTTAAGATCtttaaaaagtaaataCGAAAACTTTTATGGCATTAATATAACAGATAAAGCTTTAGTAGCAGCAGCAAAAATATCGGATAGATTTATAAAGGATAGATTTTTACCAGATAAAGCTattgatttattaaataaagcTTGCTCCTTTTTACAAGTACAATTATCAGGAAAACCTAGAATTATTGATGTAACAGAAAGAGATATAGAAAGATTGTCATATGAAATAAGTACATTAGAAATGGATGTAGACAAAGTATccaaaaagaaatataataaattgaTTAAAGAGTTTGAGGagaaaaaagaacaattaaagaaatattatgaagAATATGTTATTACAGGAGAGAGAttaaagagaaaaaaagaaattgaaaagaaattaaatGATCTTAAAGAATTAACACAGaattatgtatattcaAATAAAGAACCCCCGATAGAATTACAAAATAGTTTAAAAGAAGCtcaacaaaaatatttagaattatataaagaaacAGTAGCTTATGTTGAAGCAAAAACACACAATGCAATGAATGTTGATGCAGTTTATCAAGAACAtgtatcatatatatatttaagaGATTCTGGTATGCCCCTCGGTTCTTTATCATTTGAATCATCAAAGGGTgcattaaaattatataatagttTATCTAAATCCATTATTGGAAATgaagatattataaaatcaTTAAGTGATGCTGTTGTGAAAGCAGCTACTGGTATGAAGGATCCAGAAAAACCTATAGGaacctttttatttttaggACCTACAGGTGTGGGTAAAACTGAGTTAGCAAAAACATTAGCTattgaattatttaattcaaAAGATAACTTGATTCGTGTTAACATGTCAGAATTTACAGAAGCTCACTCTGTCTCCAAAATTACTGGTAGTCCACCAGGTTATGTTGGTTTCAGTGACTCTGGTCAGTTAACCGAAGCAGTCCGAGAAAAACCTCACTCCGTTGTCCTTTTTGATGAATTAGAAAAAGCACATGCCGATGTCTTTAAAGTATTATTACAAATTTTAGGAGATGGttatattaatgataatcATAGACGAAATATTGATTTTTCAAAtaccattattattatgacATCTAACTTAGGAGcagaattatttaaaaagaaacTTTTCTTTGATGCCGACAATTCAGGTACTCCAGAATACAAAAGAGTTATGGAAGATGTCAGATTATCTCTTATAAAGAAATGTAAGAAAGTATTCAAACCAGAATTCGTTAACAGAATTGATAAAATTGGTGTATTTGAACCATTGAATAAGAAGAATCTACATAAAATAGTTGCATTaagatttaaaaaattagaaaagagattggaagaaaaaaatattcaagTATCTGTTTCTGAAAAGGCTATTGATTATATTATAGATCAATCATATGATCCAGAATTAGGAGCAAGACCTACCTTAATTTTTATTGAAAGTGTTATTATGACCAAATTTGCTATTATGTATTTGAAGAAAGAATTAGTAGATGATATGGATGTATTTGTTGATTATAATAGTAAAGCTAAAAACTTGGTTATAAACTTATCTAAGACCTAA